The Syngnathus scovelli strain Florida chromosome 19, RoL_Ssco_1.2, whole genome shotgun sequence region CTGAAAGGCTTCACTCTCACATGGCACCATCTCTCATaggctaaaaaatatatatttataaaaactAACTTTCATTGAGAAGCTCTTAAATAAATTTGTAGCATCATCAGTCTTTGTCCATTTAGCAGCAAGGTGTCCAATCAGAGCAGGGCGTAGTTGTAGGAGTCGGCGTAGCCCGCCTGGCGCAGGTACGTCTGTGTGTCCAGCGGCGCAGCACCCCGGATGAGAGCACGCCCGTCGGCTGTCCTCTCTCCTGCGCGCAGCTTCTCGGCCAGCGCGGCCAGGCTGAGGCGGTGCTGGGGGCTTCGCCGACAGCACGACGACATGACGGCGAAGCTGCGGGCCCAATTAGCAATGGGTGTGTCGGCAGCTTTGCGCGGTAGCATGTTAGCACGTTAGCTGTACTTACAGTGCGTGGGAGCAGGCGGGCGGACGTCGCAGGTAATTTCCTCTCTGCAGGTGCTGCAGGAGCTCTGATGAGCGCACCTGTGCAAATGGCGGCTCACCTGCAAACACGCAAATGAGGTAAGTCAAGATATATTACTTTTTAAGAAAAAAGTCAAATCATAAGACAATGTGTGGTTCTTGAAAgccattacatttttttaagactttttttttggactttcTGTGCTGTCACTGAATAATCTTTTTTCAAGAAAATGTAGTTTGTTCAAAAAAATCTTTTGTTCACTTATTGTCTGGTTCCaacaatgagatttttttttttttaatttgaagatTTGCTTACCTAATGTGCTCATCTCGTAAAGCAGGAGCCCGAAGGACCACCTGCGGAGGAATTTACAGTGTTACTCGGTGCAAGTTTCAGGCCTTGGCGAGGACAATTGCATCTCACACATCGGCGCTGGGGCTGAAGTCTTGGCGGGCCAGCACCTCAGGCGCCTGCCATTTGTTCGACTCGGTGGCACCGCTGGAGCTTTGGTGATGGCGGCGGTGGGCGGCCCCCAGGCCCCACAGCTTGGCTGTCAGGTCAGCGCCCACCAGGACGCTGCGGGCGCACACGTTGCCGTGGACAACCCGCCGACTGTGCAAGTACTCCTGTGTGGAATTGTGCACAATTATGTTCTACACAAACTCTCCAAATCTGAATTTTGCatacatctttaaaaaaaaaaatgttttggagaAACTAACCAGAGCTGAGGACACTTGCGTCGCCATGGTGAAGATCCTTTTCTCTGTCATGCTGCGGGAGGTGGCGTCCTGCACGCATTTTCATTTTCCATGACTTGAATTGGGTCCAGAAAGCGAAAGCATGAGCGACACACTGACCGGTCGCCTGCATTTCCACAAGAAGCCCAGCAGGTCTCGGTGTCGCAGCTCCTCCAGCACCATGAAGGCGGGCGCGGTCGGGGACCCGCTCACCACGCCGAGCACAGCCGGCAGGAACGGGTGCGTCCCCAAGCCCGACACAAATGAAGCGAAACTCAAGAAGCGGCGCCGCTCCTCCACGCCGGCCGAGTCTGCGGAGGAGGTTGTCAGTGTGCTCGGAGGTGATGGCGTGATCATGGCAACACACGCGCGAGCCATAAAATGGCTTACAACTGTCATTTGCGTTTACCCTGATTTGGGTACGGCCTGCCAATTTCCAAAGTGGTCGGCTACGCACCTTTCAGAACCCTCAGCACCACATCTTTGTTGTCCATCCGGGCCCGGTAGAGCAGGACGCCCTCGTCGGTGGTGACGGGTAGCGTCAGCGGCAGCGCAGTCACCTGGCTGAAGGCACCCAGTCGCGTCACGGTGGCGGTCCCGCTGCTCCGTTTGTGTACCGCCATGGGCACCTCTTCGTGCTCCAGCGGGTCGATGCCGGGGGGCGCTACAGGTAGACATCCGTCACTATTGCAAAATTTCACTTCTGTGAGGTGGATGTGCCTTTACCGTCAATGCCGTGCAGGCGGCGCGCTCGCCTTTGCAACGTGCTGCTGTAGCGCGgcacggcggtggcggcggcgtagCGCTGGCGGTGAAAGAAGGCCAAAATAAACATTATCACCAAGGTGACGAGGCTGATCAGCAGGAGCACCGTCGGCACCACGATCACGTCCAGGCGGTACGTCGACACCGCTGCCAAACAAAACAAGATGAGGCGGATGGAGCGTCGCCGTGCGAAGACACGCTCGCGAGGCCTTCTTACTGCACAGGTTGTCGGAGGGTGCACACGTGCTGTTTCTCGTCGGTGCCGCCGTGGTTGTCGTGTTGGTCGACATGCTGCAAGGGACAAGGCTGCACTTAATCAAACGTTCCAACACAGGCCTAAACATCCTCTCACGTACCTTGTCGGGAGTCAGCGCTACAAACCGAACGTGACGATAAATATTCTCACTGCTCTCATCGTCAGGAAGGCCGTCGGTGGAGGAAGTGGGCCAAACTAATTGTGCCAGACACTCCCAAGTGAtcgaataattttttttttgacggaCAGGTTTTTCTTCAGCCAGCGAGAAAAGCAACACACCGCCTCGGCCGTACCAGGAAGTCACTTGcaccttttgtttgtgtgaACCCGACCTTCAAGCCAGCCTCCAATCCATGCCTGCTGTGATTTCAACATGTGGGCAGAAACTGTGAAAggttgcaacacacacacacacgcacacacaaagcatGCCACAGAACCAGTTTGCCCTCACATTCTTTAGTGCTGCTTTTATTCTCGCATTGAGCTAGCGTTGAGGCACACAACAAGAAAATGGCCGCTCCGGCCGCCTTACCTACACGACCGGTCAGCATCCGCTCTTCCGCCGGTCACCGGCGCTCACGTTCCCACGTCAGGAAGCTGCCACGCGAGAGGCGGAATGTGCTCCGGTGCCTGTGTTGTGGAGGCTGCGCCTGGCCACGCCCACACCAGCGACACGCCCGCGCCTCACCTGAAGGCGTGAGCCCCATGTGACGTGGTCAGCTGAGAGTGATGTCATCGCTCATTCCTTGGATGATGATGAACAtgatgaacagcaacacggaaaCTTTCAGCCCAACAGGTCAAGTGAGTATCTGTGTTGTTGGTATGCTGTCACTATGGCAACGATGCAGTGGACAACAGCCTGTTTGACTTGTGCAGctgtttgttattttttaaatttgtccaGCTGTTTTGGATTTGAGTGTTCTAATActgcatgcttttattttgaagggcgAACTTTTGACAGGCAGATGTTGGCCAGCAGAGCAGAGGTTGGACGTGACAGCAAATTGTGGCAAAGTGAAATTCCAGCGTTGTTGTCAGATTGACACGCAAACTGTCAAACCGAGAAGTGatcttttttccttttattaTCAAAACCACTTGGATATGTCGTGACTTTGTAACATTGGCGTGAGCGCTCAGTGTTggacgtcctcctcctccttcttgtcGGCAGCTTGCCTTTGTCCCGCCTCTCATGCGTATTTGTTTCTAT contains the following coding sequences:
- the LOC125987438 gene encoding tyrosine-protein kinase STYK1 isoform X1, coding for MFRPVLERLIKCSLVPCSMSTNTTTTAAPTRNSTCAPSDNLCTVSTYRLDVIVVPTVLLLISLVTLVIMFILAFFHRQRYAAATAVPRYSSTLQRRARRLHGIDAPPGIDPLEHEEVPMAVHKRSSGTATVTRLGAFSQVTALPLTLPVTTDEGVLLYRARMDNKDVVLRVLKDSAGVEERRRFLSFASFVSGLGTHPFLPAVLGVVSGSPTAPAFMVLEELRHRDLLGFLWKCRRPDATSRSMTEKRIFTMATQVSSALEYLHSRRVVHGNVCARSVLVGADLTAKLWGLGAAHRRHHQSSSGATESNKWQAPEVLARQDFSPSADVWSFGLLLYEMSTLGEPPFAQVRSSELLQHLQRGNYLRRPPACSHALFAVMSSCCRRSPQHRLSLAALAEKLRAGERTADGRALIRGAAPLDTQTYLRQAGYADSYNYALL
- the LOC125987438 gene encoding tyrosine-protein kinase STYK1 isoform X2, whose product is MSTNTTTTAAPTRNSTCAPSDNLCTVSTYRLDVIVVPTVLLLISLVTLVIMFILAFFHRQRYAAATAVPRYSSTLQRRARRLHGIDAPPGIDPLEHEEVPMAVHKRSSGTATVTRLGAFSQVTALPLTLPVTTDEGVLLYRARMDNKDVVLRVLKDSAGVEERRRFLSFASFVSGLGTHPFLPAVLGVVSGSPTAPAFMVLEELRHRDLLGFLWKCRRPDATSRSMTEKRIFTMATQVSSALEYLHSRRVVHGNVCARSVLVGADLTAKLWGLGAAHRRHHQSSSGATESNKWQAPEVLARQDFSPSADVWSFGLLLYEMSTLGEPPFAQVRSSELLQHLQRGNYLRRPPACSHALFAVMSSCCRRSPQHRLSLAALAEKLRAGERTADGRALIRGAAPLDTQTYLRQAGYADSYNYALL